From the genome of Desulfovibrio inopinatus DSM 10711, one region includes:
- a CDS encoding NTP transferase domain-containing protein: protein MIAVILAAGVGSRLGRPFPKSLSMLPTGERILGRQIRLLREAGVQQIYIVIGFKKTLIMEEFPDVFYRYNPFFYITNTAKSLLCGIKDIDDDVIWMNGDVVFDVEIIQDLVKDIGSYICVDRKSVGEEEVKYTINEDGLISMLSKTVPNPLGEAIGINMVTKELLPSFKDALKQCSDMDYFESAVEILAAQGKFFAPMDISQYKCIEVDFEEDLKEAIKLFSK from the coding sequence ATGATTGCAGTTATTCTTGCTGCCGGGGTTGGAAGTCGTCTCGGCCGTCCATTTCCTAAATCGCTTTCCATGCTCCCCACTGGAGAACGTATTCTTGGTCGGCAAATTCGTTTGTTGCGTGAAGCAGGGGTGCAACAGATATACATTGTCATCGGGTTCAAGAAAACGCTGATTATGGAAGAATTTCCCGATGTATTCTATCGATATAATCCTTTTTTTTATATCACCAATACAGCGAAAAGCCTGCTGTGTGGAATAAAAGACATTGATGACGATGTGATTTGGATGAATGGCGATGTCGTCTTTGACGTCGAGATTATACAGGATTTGGTTAAAGACATCGGAAGCTACATCTGCGTCGATAGAAAAAGTGTTGGTGAAGAAGAAGTCAAATATACTATAAATGAAGATGGTCTTATCTCCATGCTGTCAAAGACGGTACCCAATCCTCTTGGAGAGGCGATTGGTATTAATATGGTCACCAAAGAACTTTTACCGTCATTTAAAGATGCACTGAAACAGTGCAGTGATATGGATTATTTCGAATCCGCAGTGGAAATTCTTGCTGCTCAAGGGAAGTTTTTTGCACCAATGGATATTTCACAATACAAGTGCATTGAAGTCGATTTTGAAGAAGATTTGAAAGAAGCGATTAAATTGTTTTCCAAATAA
- a CDS encoding CDP-glycerol glycerophosphotransferase family protein, with amino-acid sequence MADIRDIMKRFDEIGKSMPKQANLVVFPGRVGGQMIDNVKYAFLYFARHVPEIDGRFLTFDRDEHVLLQEQGLPSVLFGRDDSIEVLARAALIISDDFWWKNESPVYPLMQRARTVQIWHGVPLKAIGFPEIKSSSNMTPERAEYLKRGYSGYDAVISTSPFCTEQAFSRAFAAHDFPTLGYPRNDVMFREPTRDDLFNVDVELYAELKRFRKKGGKTIFYMPTFRDEGYDPFHCGAIDLAALSHVAEANNAYVVLKLHPYVNLNFKNLPPAIRVASSQSDIYPLMGQCDVLLTDYSSIYFDFLLLDRPIIFYPFDFDRYITKNRALLFDYDSMTPGKKVSTFQDLLRSIEETLADATDFSEERQQLCRKIFTHVDGKSAQRLNEYVQSHFNMKEIVS; translated from the coding sequence GTGGCAGATATTCGTGATATCATGAAGCGGTTTGATGAAATCGGTAAATCCATGCCGAAACAAGCCAACCTCGTTGTATTTCCTGGGCGTGTCGGTGGCCAGATGATTGATAACGTGAAATATGCGTTTCTGTACTTTGCACGGCATGTTCCTGAAATTGATGGCCGGTTTCTCACGTTTGATCGTGACGAGCATGTTCTTCTGCAAGAGCAGGGGCTACCGTCCGTTCTCTTTGGGAGAGATGATAGTATTGAAGTCTTAGCTCGTGCTGCGCTGATTATTTCTGATGATTTTTGGTGGAAAAATGAAAGTCCTGTATATCCACTGATGCAGCGTGCTCGTACAGTGCAAATTTGGCATGGCGTTCCTCTGAAAGCGATTGGTTTTCCAGAAATAAAGTCATCCAGTAATATGACGCCTGAGAGAGCAGAGTATTTAAAACGAGGATATTCGGGCTACGATGCAGTAATCTCGACATCTCCATTTTGCACGGAACAGGCGTTTTCTCGCGCTTTTGCCGCGCATGATTTCCCCACTCTTGGATATCCACGTAATGATGTGATGTTTCGTGAACCAACACGAGACGATTTGTTCAATGTGGATGTCGAATTGTACGCTGAATTGAAACGATTTCGAAAAAAGGGCGGGAAAACAATTTTTTACATGCCAACGTTTCGTGATGAAGGCTATGATCCATTTCATTGCGGTGCAATAGACTTGGCGGCTCTTTCACATGTTGCAGAAGCAAACAATGCGTATGTTGTTTTGAAATTACATCCGTATGTGAATCTTAATTTCAAAAATTTACCCCCAGCAATTCGTGTTGCATCAAGTCAAAGCGATATTTATCCCCTGATGGGGCAATGCGATGTGTTGCTTACAGACTATTCCTCGATATATTTTGATTTTCTGTTGTTGGATCGACCCATTATTTTTTACCCATTTGATTTCGACAGATATATCACAAAAAATCGTGCGTTGCTGTTTGACTATGATTCGATGACACCAGGAAAGAAAGTCTCAACGTTTCAAGACCTTTTGCGGAGTATCGAAGAGACGCTTGCCGATGCAACGGACTTTTCCGAAGAACGCCAGCAATTGTGCCGTAAGATATTCACACATGTTGATGGAAAGAGCGCTCAACGACTGAATGAATACGTCCAGAGTCACTTCAATATGAAGGAGATTGTCTCATGA